In Helicobacter mastomyrinus, the sequence TTTTATTCAATATCTAAACTTACAGCTTTGTGGCAGGCCAGGAGGGACTCGAACCCCCAACACTCGGTTTTGGAGACCGACGCTCTACCATTGGAGCTACTGACCTATCAGCTAGGCAAAAGCCTAGCTTTTAAGTTTTACTTCCTTATGAATCGTATGTTTATTCAAACGAGGTGAAAACTTTTTGAGCTCCAGTTTTTCTGTATTCGTTTTCGCATTTTTGGTAGTGCTATAATTAATATCACCACATTCTGAACACTTAAGTCCTATCTTAACAGTGTTTCCTTTTGCCATATCAAGCCTCTACTCAATAATTTTTGTTACAACACCTGAACCAACTGTTCTACCACCTTCACGAATTGCGAAACGAGTGCCATCTTCAAGTGCCACAGGTGCGATAAGCTCCACTGTGATTTTTACATTATCACCGGGCATAACCATTTCTACACCATCTGGTAGTTCAATAGAACCTGTAACGTCAGTTGTTCGTACATAGAATTGTGGACGATAGCCTTTAAAGAATGGAGTATGTCTTCCACCCTCTTCTTTTGAAAGCACATAGATTTCGCCTTCAAACTTCTTATGTGGAGTAATCGAACCGGGCTTACAAAGCACCATGCCTCTTTCTACTTCTTCTTTTTTTGTTCCTCTTAAGAGAATACCTACATTGTCTCCCGCTTCACCCTTATCAAGCTCTTTTCTAAACATCTCAACGCCTGTAACAGTGGTTTTTTGTGTATCGCGAAGCCCTACGATTTCTACTTCATCGCCTACTGCTACCACACCCCTTTCTACTCTACCTGTTACCACAGTTCCACGACCAGCGATAGAGAATACATCTTCAACAGGCATAAGGAATGTTTTTTCTGTATCACGTTGAGGAGTAGGGATATATCTATCAACTTCTTCCATTAGTTTTAATACTTTTTCTCCCCATTCTCCAACATTTCCAGCCTTTGCTTCTTCAAGCGCTTTAAGAGCTGAACCTGCTACAATAGGAGTATCATCACCGGGGAAGTCATATTGACTAAGCAATTCACGCACTTCCATTTCCACAAGCTCAAGTAATTCTGCATCATCTACCATATCTTGCTTATTTAGGAATACAACGATGTAGTGTACACCTACTTGACGAGAAAGAAGGATATGCTCTCTTGTTTGTGGCATAGGACCATCTGCGGCAGACACAACAAGAATTGCGCCATCCATTTGAGCCGCACCTGTAATCATATTTTTCACATAGTCAGCGTGCCCAGGGCAATCCACATGCGCATAGTGGCGATTCTCTGTTTCATACTCAATATGAGAAG encodes:
- the tuf gene encoding elongation factor Tu → MAKEKFVKNKPHVNVGTIGHVDHGKTTLSAAISAVLATKGLAELRDYDNIDNAPEEKERGITIATSHIEYETENRHYAHVDCPGHADYVKNMITGAAQMDGAILVVSAADGPMPQTREHILLSRQVGVHYIVVFLNKQDMVDDAELLELVEMEVRELLSQYDFPGDDTPIVAGSALKALEEAKAGNVGEWGEKVLKLMEEVDRYIPTPQRDTEKTFLMPVEDVFSIAGRGTVVTGRVERGVVAVGDEVEIVGLRDTQKTTVTGVEMFRKELDKGEAGDNVGILLRGTKKEEVERGMVLCKPGSITPHKKFEGEIYVLSKEEGGRHTPFFKGYRPQFYVRTTDVTGSIELPDGVEMVMPGDNVKITVELIAPVALEDGTRFAIREGGRTVGSGVVTKIIE
- the rpmG gene encoding 50S ribosomal protein L33 yields the protein MAKGNTVKIGLKCSECGDINYSTTKNAKTNTEKLELKKFSPRLNKHTIHKEVKLKS